In Lujinxingia sediminis, a single genomic region encodes these proteins:
- a CDS encoding FHA domain-containing protein: MSDAIICPQCQTAHYAGEAYCESCGADLSAAVPAAEDDPFAIDDAVDEADVPHAEVADDDDVEFAEIPVEPLDAEADYDDGALELDAEGYDLVEVSDVSDDTPPPPPAGGEFDYPEIAVEAAVDGESEEIAEFGTIDVDPLDADEAPAFAGTDDDLSDVPDMLAGEPGVEVERTPAAKPQPQRTTPRERPEVQPLPVPGPFEEPALLTLYRDQKALETYAVELDALVVGRADADADHTPHIDLSEHAGQAIARRQVAVYRQNKNYIVCNLAASGTQYNDELLEPGDRRRLHEGDTLVLGEKLALRFSLPAI; this comes from the coding sequence ATGTCCGACGCCATCATCTGCCCCCAATGTCAGACTGCCCATTACGCCGGTGAGGCGTACTGCGAGAGCTGCGGCGCCGACCTCAGCGCCGCGGTGCCGGCTGCTGAAGACGATCCCTTTGCCATCGATGACGCGGTGGACGAGGCAGACGTCCCGCACGCTGAAGTTGCCGATGATGACGATGTCGAGTTCGCCGAGATCCCGGTTGAGCCCCTCGACGCCGAGGCGGACTACGACGATGGGGCGCTGGAACTGGATGCCGAGGGTTACGACCTCGTAGAAGTCAGCGACGTCTCCGACGACACCCCGCCCCCGCCTCCGGCCGGTGGGGAGTTCGACTACCCCGAAATCGCCGTGGAAGCCGCCGTCGATGGGGAGTCCGAGGAAATCGCCGAGTTTGGAACGATCGACGTCGATCCGCTCGACGCCGACGAAGCCCCGGCCTTTGCAGGGACTGACGACGATCTGAGCGACGTCCCGGATATGCTGGCCGGTGAGCCGGGCGTCGAGGTCGAGCGAACGCCTGCGGCGAAACCTCAGCCGCAGCGCACCACACCGCGCGAGCGCCCCGAGGTTCAACCTCTGCCAGTTCCCGGCCCCTTTGAGGAGCCTGCCCTGCTCACCCTCTACCGCGACCAGAAGGCGCTGGAAACCTACGCCGTAGAGCTCGACGCACTGGTCGTCGGCCGCGCCGATGCGGACGCCGACCACACCCCGCATATCGACCTGAGCGAGCACGCCGGTCAAGCAATCGCGCGTCGCCAGGTGGCGGTGTATCGCCAGAACAAGAACTACATCGTCTGCAATCTGGCAGCCTCGGGCACCCAGTACAACGACGAGCTTCTGGAGCCGGGCGATCGCCGCCGTCTTCATGAAGGCGATACGCTTGTCCTCGGCGAGAAGCTCGCGCTGCGCTTTTCCCTACCGGCGATCTAA